The following proteins are co-located in the Streptomyces sp. NBC_00435 genome:
- a CDS encoding helix-turn-helix transcriptional regulator — MTDRTPLVGRGAELDRLDDVLDATAEGRGGTPCVVDLTGAAGMGKSRLLAEVCGRARTRGLTVLRGRATEYERHIPFSLFTDALADLDPGLLHPWSAEPSLAPVLHGSTPDLHDTTPPAPVDRFAVHRAVARMLGALAGSGGGSGRSEGGGGGGGGGGGGLLIALDDLHWADPASLELLDHLVRHPPHAPVTVVVARRDRQTSPSLAAALTRGVDSGAVLRLDLGPLGERACVDHLAPGLAPGRAARLYAASEGNPLYFLTLLQGQAAGPAVPAGGLTALLLDELTPLTATQRRTAEAVAVLGDHATAPLLALTAAAPDPGQLDADLGVLAGRDLVRPGPGGSWSLRHPVLRTVVHENTEHRRRTGMHRRAAAALAGAGASAAVRAHHVERALAGWDPEAATVLLEAAGQAQTTAPASCAHWLGVVLRILPDTPEHRAHRRQLLLRRARALSVCGELRESRGLLYALIAQVGSGEDGGLRASAVTLCASMERHLGDYGAAVALLRRELARRPAPRPADALALGLELGSSAPHALSYTEVREDVRRTYGLARRLGNGPAEAGALTTSALGETYGGDPATARGLADRAAARVDALTGAMTQTLSDEELAGLSDLPEPLARLAWTEFYLERYPDAERHADRGLALARRVGPLHLLPHLLLCKAIVHMNTCRLVSALEFVDEAESIARGIGSEELLALVLANKAQVLLAALPPGDGTPLAVAEEAVALSGSRGSWWNSLAWCVLSYVALHGGDPERARSAMLRAGGGPALTQLQPTMRPLFLESLVTSAVVLGDLAGAQAWAARAAADAEHLGLPTQRASALRSAGQLLAGRGEPGPAAELYLRAAGEAARSGAALWEAQALLIASSLTARAGDPAGAAPLWHRGRHLAASGGAHLLTGLADLFPPPATPAPAPSPALAPALTPTPTPGPTPTPAPLPHLTPREQQIAALVTEGLTTPAIAARLYLSPRTVDTHLSHIYRKTGVTTRSALAALTARHGP; from the coding sequence ATGACGGACAGGACACCGCTGGTCGGCCGGGGGGCCGAGCTCGACCGGCTGGACGACGTGCTCGACGCAACGGCGGAGGGGCGCGGCGGGACTCCGTGCGTGGTCGACCTCACGGGTGCGGCGGGCATGGGCAAGAGCCGGCTGCTCGCCGAGGTGTGCGGCCGGGCCCGCACCCGCGGCCTGACCGTGCTGCGCGGCCGCGCCACCGAGTACGAACGGCACATCCCCTTCAGCCTGTTCACCGATGCCCTGGCCGACCTGGACCCCGGCCTCCTCCACCCGTGGTCGGCGGAGCCCTCTCTGGCCCCGGTCCTCCACGGCTCGACCCCCGACCTCCACGACACGACCCCGCCCGCGCCGGTGGACCGGTTCGCCGTGCACCGGGCCGTCGCACGGATGCTCGGGGCGCTCGCCGGAAGCGGCGGAGGCAGTGGCCGAAGCGAGGGCGGGGGCGGGGGCGGGGGCGGGGGCGGGGGCGGGCTGCTCATCGCCCTCGACGACCTCCACTGGGCGGACCCGGCCTCCCTCGAACTCCTCGACCACCTCGTACGCCACCCCCCGCACGCCCCCGTGACCGTCGTGGTGGCCCGCCGCGACCGCCAGACCTCCCCCTCGCTCGCCGCCGCGCTCACCCGGGGCGTCGACTCCGGCGCCGTACTGCGGCTGGACCTCGGGCCCCTCGGCGAGCGGGCCTGCGTGGACCACCTCGCCCCGGGGCTGGCGCCCGGCCGCGCCGCCCGGCTGTACGCCGCCAGCGAGGGCAACCCGCTCTACTTCCTGACCCTGCTCCAGGGCCAGGCCGCCGGTCCCGCCGTCCCGGCCGGCGGCCTCACCGCCCTGCTGCTCGACGAGCTGACCCCGCTCACCGCCACGCAGCGGCGTACCGCCGAGGCCGTCGCCGTGCTCGGCGACCATGCCACCGCCCCGCTGCTGGCGCTCACCGCGGCGGCGCCGGACCCCGGGCAGCTCGACGCGGACCTCGGCGTACTGGCGGGCCGGGACTTGGTGCGGCCCGGGCCGGGCGGGAGCTGGTCGCTGCGCCATCCGGTGCTGCGGACCGTGGTGCACGAGAACACCGAACACCGGCGGCGTACGGGCATGCACCGGCGGGCGGCCGCCGCGCTGGCCGGGGCGGGCGCCTCCGCCGCCGTACGGGCCCATCACGTCGAGCGGGCACTGGCCGGCTGGGACCCGGAGGCGGCGACCGTGCTGCTGGAGGCCGCCGGGCAGGCGCAGACCACCGCCCCCGCGAGCTGCGCCCACTGGCTGGGGGTTGTACTGCGGATCCTCCCGGACACCCCGGAGCACCGCGCGCACCGCCGGCAACTGCTGCTGCGGCGCGCGCGGGCGCTGAGCGTGTGCGGGGAGCTCAGGGAGAGCCGCGGCCTGCTCTACGCGCTCATCGCGCAGGTCGGATCCGGCGAGGACGGCGGGCTGCGCGCGAGCGCCGTCACCCTGTGCGCCTCGATGGAGCGCCACCTCGGGGACTACGGGGCCGCGGTCGCGCTGCTGCGCCGCGAGCTGGCCCGTCGGCCCGCCCCGCGCCCGGCCGACGCGCTCGCCCTCGGTCTCGAACTCGGCTCCTCTGCACCGCACGCGCTGTCCTACACCGAGGTGCGCGAGGACGTACGGCGCACGTACGGACTGGCCCGCCGGCTGGGGAACGGGCCGGCTGAGGCGGGGGCGCTGACCACCTCCGCGCTCGGGGAGACGTACGGGGGAGATCCGGCCACGGCCCGCGGGCTGGCCGACCGTGCGGCGGCCCGGGTCGACGCACTGACCGGGGCCATGACGCAGACCCTGTCCGACGAGGAACTCGCCGGACTCTCGGATCTCCCGGAGCCGCTGGCCCGGTTGGCCTGGACGGAGTTCTACCTGGAGCGGTACCCGGACGCGGAGCGGCACGCCGACCGGGGCCTGGCCCTCGCCCGCCGCGTCGGTCCGCTCCACCTCCTGCCGCACCTGCTCCTGTGCAAGGCGATCGTCCATATGAACACCTGCCGGCTGGTCTCGGCGCTGGAGTTCGTGGACGAGGCGGAGAGCATCGCCCGGGGCATCGGCAGCGAGGAACTCCTCGCCCTGGTCCTCGCGAACAAGGCTCAGGTGCTGCTCGCCGCCCTGCCGCCGGGCGACGGCACCCCGCTGGCCGTGGCGGAGGAGGCGGTCGCACTGTCCGGGTCGCGCGGCAGCTGGTGGAACTCCCTGGCCTGGTGCGTGCTGAGTTACGTGGCACTGCACGGCGGCGACCCCGAGCGGGCCCGGTCCGCGATGCTGCGGGCGGGCGGCGGCCCCGCCCTCACCCAGCTCCAGCCGACGATGCGCCCGCTGTTCCTGGAGTCCCTGGTCACCTCGGCCGTCGTCCTCGGCGACCTGGCCGGCGCGCAGGCGTGGGCGGCCCGGGCCGCGGCGGACGCGGAGCACCTCGGCCTGCCGACCCAGCGCGCCTCCGCGCTGCGCAGCGCGGGCCAGCTGCTGGCGGGGCGCGGCGAGCCGGGACCGGCGGCGGAGCTGTACCTGCGGGCGGCCGGAGAGGCCGCCCGGTCGGGCGCGGCGCTGTGGGAGGCCCAGGCTCTGCTCATCGCCTCCTCCCTGACGGCCCGGGCCGGCGACCCGGCCGGGGCCGCACCGCTCTGGCACCGCGGTCGCCACCTGGCCGCTTCGGGCGGCGCCCACCTCCTGACGGGCCTGGCGGACCTCTTCCCCCCACCCGCCACACCGGCCCCGGCACCCTCACCGGCGCTGGCACCGGCGCTCACGCCAACGCCAACACCCGGGCCCACTCCCACCCCGGCCCCGCTCCCCCACCTCACCCCGCGCGAGCAGCAGATCGCGGCCCTGGTGACCGAGGGCCTCACCACCCCGGCCATCGCGGCGCGCCTCTACCTCAGCCCCCGCACGGTGGACACCCACCTGTCGCACATCTACCGCAAGACGGGCGTCACCACCCGCTCGGCGCTGGCCGCCCTCACAGCCCGTCACGGGCCCTGA
- a CDS encoding ATP-binding protein, giving the protein MSLSRQQRFPRARASVRAARQFVGDTLGEWGVSERRDDIRLCVSELATNAVSHGVPLGRDFCVRLEWEGGILVIEVRDSGPGSPVVQQPGLEALTGRGLWLVGELADEVRIHGERVGKTVSAGFKLASP; this is encoded by the coding sequence ATGTCCTTGTCTCGGCAGCAGCGGTTCCCTCGGGCCCGCGCCTCGGTGCGTGCGGCCCGCCAGTTCGTGGGTGACACGCTCGGCGAGTGGGGCGTGTCAGAGCGGCGGGACGACATACGGCTCTGCGTGTCCGAGCTCGCCACGAATGCCGTTTCGCACGGGGTCCCGCTGGGGCGGGATTTCTGCGTGCGTCTGGAGTGGGAGGGCGGGATCTTGGTGATCGAGGTGCGTGACAGCGGCCCCGGTAGCCCGGTCGTGCAGCAGCCTGGCCTCGAAGCCCTGACCGGCCGGGGGCTGTGGCTGGTGGGGGAGCTTGCGGACGAGGTCCGGATCCACGGTGAGCGGGTGGGCAAGACGGTATCGGCCGGGTTCAAGCTGGCGTCGCCGTGA